ATAATATTTAATAAGAAATATCATATTTAGTCTGGACTATTCAAAATCAAACATATCATCAGGGGAGGCATCTTTACGATATTCATCCTTGTAAAAATAATAACCCTCATCTTGCCCATCACAAACATTGTTTTTTTCTGATTGATTTCTTTCATGAAGTTCAATTCCAAAGTTGTTATTAGCAGTTATTTTTTCGATTTCGCCGCTGTCTAACCAAATACCTTCACATTCTGGACATTTATCTAATTCCACGCAGAATCTGGAGGTCAAGACCATTTCTGAAAAACAATTAGGGCATTTCAAAATATTAATTGATTTTTGTTAATGATATATATAAAATGATCTTATTAATTAAATTCTTAGAATAATTATTGTTATTTTATTAGATAATACAATTTCTATAAGTTCACTTCTATAACACTAGAAAAATTGGATTGAGAATCCAGATCTATTGCTACAACTAGCTTCTGTAATTATTTTCATGGGTTAATATCATAATAGATGTCAATCAATAATCTTATTTACTATAGAGATAAATTTAATTAATGAGCGAATCTACGAAATTTAATTATTCGATAGTTAGAGAGAATTCAATTAATAATTTCATTAAGGATCTGCTAGAGGACAGGATTGAATTTGATTATTCAAAGGGTATTAAGGAAGATAAAAATGAAGTTTTTAATGCTGCTATGGATTTAAAGACAAAAATAATTCCATATCTGGCTGTTGAAAAGGACTATGCCAATAAAGAATATCATAAGCTTCAAGAAAACATATTTTCTTGTTATCTGACCTTAAAAATTTTTGGAGTAATACGTCCAAAATTAAGTTAAGTTACGTATCTTTCATATGTTTTATGAAAGAGAATCATCACATTATTCAACTGACATAGACAGTTTAGTTTTATGATGACCATCCTTCCTTACGTCTTTTGTTTGATATTAAGTAATCGAAACTAATTTTCTACTCTGACTAAATATTCCTCTAAAAGACATACAGTCCAACTAATTAGTAAGTAAAAATCGTAACCAACTGGATGAATTTTTTTTGTGTAGTATTATGATCAACAAACAAATTTCTAATTGGTAATATTTATGGATAATATTTCCTGTATTTAACATTAAAGTACAAGATTTATTTACAGATGTTATTATGACTAATAATTTCATTGGTGTTGAAAAAACTACAAAAAGTTTTTTAGATAAACTACAAAAAAATCCTGGTCCCCCTATTTACAAATTATCACCTACCGATGCGCGAAATGTGTTGTCAGGTCTTCAATCAGTACCAGTTGCAAAGCCTGCAGCTGACATACAGGATCTCTCCATCTCCGGCAAATCTAATGAAAAAATAGATATTCAAATTGTGAGACCGTCTAATAGCGGCGATAAAACCCTCCCGGTTGTGATGTATTTTCATGGTGGTGGATGGGTTTTAGGAGGAATAGATACTCACGATAGACTTGTAAGAGAATTGACCAATTCCATTAATGCGGCAATTGTATTTGTTAAATATAGTAGATCTCCTGAAGCTAAATATCCAACAGCTCTAGAAGAAGCCTATGATTCAATAAAATGGATTTCAGAAAATGGTAAATCATTGAATTTAGACCCTTCTAGAATGGCTGTGGTAGGAGACAGTGTTGGCGGCAACATGGCAACTGCCGTTGCGATGCTTGCCAAGGAGCGTCAGGGACCAAAAATTCTTTATCAGGTTCTTTTCTATCCGGTTACCGAAGCAAATTTTGATACCGAGTCATATCAATCTTTTCAAGAGGGTTACTTCTTGACTAGAGAAGCTATGAAATGGTTTTGGGAAAGTTATGTTTCAAATAAAGCCGATTTGAAAAAGCCCACGGTTTCTCCGTTGCTATCTTCAGTAGAGCAGCTCAACGGATTA
This Candidatus Nitrosocosmicus oleophilus DNA region includes the following protein-coding sequences:
- a CDS encoding zf-TFIIB domain-containing protein translates to MKCPNCFSEMVLTSRFCVELDKCPECEGIWLDSGEIEKITANNNFGIELHERNQSEKNNVCDGQDEGYYFYKDEYRKDASPDDMFDFE
- a CDS encoding alpha/beta hydrolase; this encodes MTNNFIGVEKTTKSFLDKLQKNPGPPIYKLSPTDARNVLSGLQSVPVAKPAADIQDLSISGKSNEKIDIQIVRPSNSGDKTLPVVMYFHGGGWVLGGIDTHDRLVRELTNSINAAIVFVKYSRSPEAKYPTALEEAYDSIKWISENGKSLNLDPSRMAVVGDSVGGNMATAVAMLAKERQGPKILYQVLFYPVTEANFDTESYQSFQEGYFLTREAMKWFWESYVSNKADLKKPTVSPLLSSVEQLNGLPPALVITGEFDVLRDEGEAYAHKMMEAGINVTACRYQGTIHDFVMLNEITGTPAARGAIEQASDKLRKVLWEGE